TTTTCGTCGAAGTGAACGTTCTTGCCCCAAAAAACCTGGTCATTTTGGTTCAATCCACGAGTTTTCGCTTGAATGAATTCCGCTTCAGGATAGAACTGTTTAATCGGGCTTTAAAGGTCATTGAGCACCCCCATCTGTCACGGATTCGCGCGGAGGAGTTTAGCTCTTACGTCGAAGCCCTCGCCTATGACCCCGCTTATTACAGGTCCGTCGGACCGCGGTTGAAACAACGAATTGATCGTGCCCGGCACATTGAAGTGATCTGCGATGGGACAAGCCTTATTTACGACACGCCGTTTGAAGAAGCCAGGTTGAATATCGGCGATTACAGCCGCATGAAAAATATCGGAGGCCAATTCCCCATCGGAGAGGTTTTTACCGAGCCGAAAGCCATTGACCGGGTCAACGGAAAGATCAATTTGTTTGCCTTTGGGAACCAGGACTTTTCGGTTTATGCGGTCGAAGAACCTTTTTCGGCCCTTATCGAAAATGGCGTTTTGGTGGACGCCCCGGATGCCCCAACAGCTTTTAAGGCCGTTCTCGAGGAGATTCGGTTCCACGAGGAAAAGGTCTGGCTGCGGGAGCTCGGTTTTGGGTTGAACAAGGCATTCACCCGTGAAAACCGTGTAAGCGATATCGGCGCCTATGAAAGAATGTGCGGGGTACATCTCTCGCTCGGAGCAAAACATTCCATCTACAGGAAACCGGGGTTTCCTAAAAAAAATCGATTTCATGTCGACGTCTTCGGCGCCGTTGATCGCGTCGAAATTGACGGAGAAATCGTTTATCGGCAGGATCGGTATACCCTATAAATTCAGGAGGTTGACAAAATGGTTGAAATTAAAAAGACCGACGAGGAGTGGCGATCCGCCCTTACCCCGGAGGCTTATCATGTTTTACGAAAAGAAGGGACGGAGCCTGCTTTTCAAAATCAATACCATGATCAAAAAACCCAGGGAATTTACCATTGCGCCGGTTGCGGCTTACCCCTCTTTTCATCCGATGAAAAATTCGACAGCGGCACAGGTTGGCCGAGTTTTTGGAAACCGATGGAGGAGTCGGCTGTCGAAACAAAAACCGATTGGAAAATAATCTATCCCCGAACCGAAGTCCATTGTAAAAGGTGCGGCGGACATCAAGGGCACCTGTTCAATGACGGACCCGCCCCCACCGGTTTGCGCTATTGCATTAACTCCGCGGCGTTAAAATTTGTCCCGGCCCCCAAATAACGAAGTCAAGACCCTATTCCCACCCAAGACCAGCGATAGACTTCGCACCCACTTATTAATCATGTCATTGCGAGCACCGAAGGGTGCGTGGCAATCTTATCGTAAAGTCTTGAGATTGCTTCACTTTGTTCGCAATGACAGCTTTCTAACTCTGTTCTT
This portion of the Nitrospirota bacterium genome encodes:
- the msrB gene encoding peptide-methionine (R)-S-oxide reductase MsrB gives rise to the protein MVEIKKTDEEWRSALTPEAYHVLRKEGTEPAFQNQYHDQKTQGIYHCAGCGLPLFSSDEKFDSGTGWPSFWKPMEESAVETKTDWKIIYPRTEVHCKRCGGHQGHLFNDGPAPTGLRYCINSAALKFVPAPK